In Nothobranchius furzeri strain GRZ-AD chromosome 18, NfurGRZ-RIMD1, whole genome shotgun sequence, a single genomic region encodes these proteins:
- the si:dkey-177p2.6 gene encoding SERTA domain-containing protein 2: MLGRGVKRKRSSLEELDVEVLPNAVGKLVGEDRQDEVSKLSSSHLQQRQLVLSLCLEKLQDCKVGMELSLRRSVLLINTLRQIQEEMQSDGTGASVPGSCRDSRLLRDDIREVMPLTCPGCSGGDDESRSLPLSPSLPSQEANISMEQQKLLPISSDAASAMGYLSDLPLDDIFEDIDTSMYETSDLSSAWTAASLWPISVSLWPDEDLKPPPSSHSTGGILTSRLMDLNELDHIMEVLVKS; the protein is encoded by the coding sequence ATGTTGGGTCGAGGTgtgaagaggaagaggagcagcCTGGAGGAGCTGGACGTGGAGGTGCTCCCTAATGCTGTGGGGAAGCTGGTGGGGGAGGACAGACAGGATGAGGTGTCCAAACTGTCCTCGAGTCACCTGCAGCAGCGTCAGCTGGTGCTCAGCCTCTGCTTGGAGAAGCTTCAGGACTGTAAGGTGGGCATGGAGCTCAGCCTTCGGCGCTCAGTGCTGCTCATCAACACGCTCCGGCAGATCCAGGAGGAGATGCAGAGTGATGGGACGGGAGCGTCTGTCCCAGGTTCATGCAGAGACTCCCGTCTTCTCAGGGACGACATCAGAGAGGTCATGCCCTTGACCTGTCCTGGGTGTTCAGGAGGAGACGATGAGAGTCGGTCTCTCCCGCTGTCCCCTTCACTCCCTTCTCAGGAAGCCAACATCTCCATGGAGCAGCAGAAGCTTCTGCCCATCAGTAGTGATGCTGCTAGCGCTATGGGCTACCTGAGTGACCTCCCTCTGGATGACATATTTGAGGACATCGACACATCAATGTACGAGACTTCTGATCTGTCTTCTGCATGGACAGCAGCGTCTCTGTGGCCTATCAGTGTGTCTCTGTGGCCTGATGAAGACCTGAAGCCTCCTCCTTCCAGCCATTCCACAGGTGGAATTCTCACATCCCGTCTGATGGACCTGAATGAGCTGGACCACATCATGGAGGTTCTGGTGAAGTCGTAA
- the cdca4 gene encoding cell division cycle-associated protein 4 gives MFTKGTKRKFSDPGEEPASSGDPGPAAPSAAARTLSSSYSLQRQSLLDMSLIKLQLCHMLVEPNLCRSVLIANTVRQIQEEMTQDGTWHIMTQALAAAQCPADRLVATEVLCRQTDAAAQAGQSPKPFSVVGLQEGYHSEEVVMEGDVETEVTMSSLSPLSPQLSSASYLTGPFEVGPCWEEEDEEEEEGDCEENEEEDSEGCLSDGEERDQDHLNADSRTGEKVFGTFEIKHPASPPDPALEELFSDVDPSYYDLDTVLTGTPKMGPYDLLESLSSHGPTALSSSSSCRSDLNELDHIMEIIVGS, from the coding sequence ATGTTCACGAAGGGCACCAAGCGAAAGTTCTCGGACCCCGGAGAGGAGCCGGCTTCTAGTGGCGACCCGGGTCCGGCAGCTCCTTCTGCAGCAGCTAGAACTCTGTCGTCGTCCTACAGTCTGCAGCGGCAGTCGCTGCTCGACATGTCGCTGATCAAGCTTCAGCTCTGTCACATGCTGGTGGAGCCCAACCTGTGCCGCTCGGTGCTCATCGCTAACACGGTGCGGCAGATCCAGGAGGAGATGACCCAGGATGGGACCTGGCACATAATGACCCAAGCCCTGGCAGCTGCCCAGTGCCCCGCCGACCGCCTAGTGGCCACTGAAGTTTTATGCAGACAGACTGATGCTGCAGCTCAGGCTGGGCAGAGCCCAAAGCCCTTTTCAGTGGTGGGTTTGCAGGAGGGGTACCACTCAGAGGAGGTGGTAATGGAAGGTGATGTGGAGACGGAGGTCACCATGTCCTCTTTGTCACCGCTCTCGCCCCAGCTGTCCTCGGCTTCCTATCTGACTGGTCCTTTTGAGGTGGGGCCCTGCTGggaggaggaagatgaggaggaggaggagggtgactGTGAGGAGAACGAAGAAGAGGACAGTGAGGGGTGTTTGTCAGACGGAGAGGAAAGAGATCAGGACCATCTTAATGCAGACTCCAGGACAGGCGAGAAGGTTTTTGGGACTTTTGAGATAAAGCACCCAGCATCTCCTCCAGACCCCGCCCTAGAGGAGCTGTTTTCAGACGTGGACCCGTCCTACTACGACCTGGACACGGTGCTGACAGGCACCCCCAAAATGGGGCCTTACGATCTGCTGGAGAGCCTGTCGTCTCATGGGCCCACAGCCTTGAGTTCCAGCTCCAGCTGCAGGTCCGACCTGAATGAACTGGACCACATCATGGAGATCATTGTGGGCTCGTGA
- the LOC107391895 gene encoding activator of 90 kDa heat shock protein ATPase homolog 1: protein MAKWGEGDPRWIVEERADATNVNNWHWTERDATAWSSDKLKSLLLGLSVENEEGSCEVTEVSKLEGEASINNRKGKLIFFYEWNMKATWTGKSKAGIKYNGSIEVPNLSDENDTEDLDISIMLNKDEPDTPLVHLMKTRGAEKIREALGSYIELLKTEFTQGMILPTSNGVAKLETASQSKAKFDKTQFQSSSGTAAPIHTGVKIPTCKISLKDTFLTSPADLYRVFLNQEMVQAFTRSAATVEGEKGGKFRLLEGNVFGEFTELVPDEKIVMKWRFNNWPCEHYATITLTFLDRSTETELKVECRGVPNSEEDQTKDGWKRYYFEAIKQTFGYGARLF from the exons ATGGCCAAGTGGGGAGAAGGAGACCCTCGTTGGATTGTAGAGGAGCGAGCAGATGCTACTAATGTTAACAACTGGCACTG GACCGAAAGAGATGCAACAGCCTGGTCCTCTGATAAACTGAAATCTTTGCTTCTTGGGTTGAGCGTGGAGAACGAGGAGGGCAGCTGTGAAGTGACAGAAGTCAGCAAGCTGGAGGGAGAGGCCTCTATTAACAACCGCAAAGGGAAACTCATTTTCTTTTATGAATGGAACATGAAAGCTACTTGGACTG GAAAATCAAAAGCAGGAATCAAATATAATGGATCGATCGAAGTTCCAAACTTGTCTGATGAAAACGACACGGAGGATCTTGAT ATTTCTATAATGTTGAACAAAGATGAACCAGACACACCGCTGGTTCACCTAATGAAGACTAGGGGGGCAGAGAAAATCCGTGAAGCGCTGGGAAGTTACATAGAGCTTTTGAAAACGG AGTTCACTCAAGGGATGATCCTGCCTACATCCAACGGTGTGGCCAAACTGGAGACCGCGTCACAGTCCAAAGCCAAGTTTGATAAAACTCAG TTTCAGTCCTCAAGCGGAACAGCAGCTCCCATCCACACAGGTGTGAAGATCCCCACCTGTAAAATCTCCCTGAAAGACACGTTTCTCACCTCGCCGGCTGACCTCTACAGGGTCTTTCTCAACCAGGAG ATGGTTCAGGCGTTCACGCGCAGTGCCGCCACCGTAGAGGGAGAGAAGGGTGGGAAGTTTCGTTTGCTAGAAGGAAACGTTTTTGGAGAATTCACAGAGCTG GTTCCTGATGAGAAAATAGTAATGAAGTGGAGGTTTAACAACTGGCCCTGCG AGCATTATGCAACAATCACTCTGACGTTCCTGGACCGGAGCACTGAGACTGAGCTGAAGGTGGAGTGTCGAGGCGTTCCGAACAGCGAAGAAGATCAGACTAAAGATGGCTGGAAGAGATACTACTTTGAAGCCATAAAACAGACCTTTGGCTATGGAGCACGACTCTTCTGA